The proteins below come from a single Chryseobacterium sp. MA9 genomic window:
- a CDS encoding (Fe-S)-binding protein produces MQYIDNIIFLILLVAGFGLFAKSLQKIYRNIRLGHEINRNDRKGERWETMARVAMGQSKMTARPVAGVLHLFVYVGFVIINIELIEIVVDGIFGTHRFLSSIFGHTFYSFFTATLEVLALLVVIGVVIFFIRRNFYGVKRLTMKELFGWPKNDANWILIIEFALMMAFFMMNASDFILQSRGVFPEHGSFPISEMTLVPFLEIFNFDSGFLMFTEKGAWWFHFVGILFFMNYLYYSKHLHIILAFPSTWYANLDKKGKFNNLESVTKEIKLMMDPNADPYAAPAEGAEADGPSKFGAEDIFDLNQVQLLNAYSCTECGRCTSVCPANITGKKLSPRLILMKTRDRLEEVGRNIDKNGKFVDDGKKLLNDYITKEELWACTTCNACTDACPVLLDPLSIIFEMRRFLVMEQSAAPQELNLMMTNVENNAAPWQYNQADRLNWASEN; encoded by the coding sequence ATGCAGTACATCGATAACATTATTTTTCTGATTTTATTAGTGGCCGGATTTGGTTTGTTTGCCAAAAGCCTGCAGAAGATCTACAGAAATATCAGGTTGGGTCACGAAATCAATAGAAACGATAGAAAAGGAGAACGTTGGGAAACTATGGCCCGTGTAGCAATGGGGCAGAGTAAAATGACGGCACGTCCTGTTGCAGGAGTTTTGCACCTTTTTGTATATGTAGGTTTTGTGATTATTAATATCGAATTAATAGAAATCGTTGTTGATGGAATATTTGGGACACATCGTTTCTTATCAAGCATTTTCGGACATACATTTTATAGCTTCTTTACCGCAACACTGGAAGTTTTAGCCCTTTTGGTGGTGATTGGCGTTGTCATTTTCTTTATTCGTAGAAATTTTTACGGAGTGAAAAGATTGACAATGAAAGAGCTTTTCGGATGGCCGAAAAATGATGCAAACTGGATTTTGATCATTGAATTCGCTTTGATGATGGCTTTCTTTATGATGAATGCTTCAGATTTTATTTTACAATCGAGAGGTGTTTTTCCTGAACATGGAAGCTTCCCGATTAGTGAAATGACATTGGTTCCGTTTTTGGAAATCTTCAATTTTGATAGCGGATTTTTGATGTTCACAGAGAAAGGAGCTTGGTGGTTTCACTTTGTAGGAATCCTTTTCTTTATGAATTATCTTTATTACTCAAAACACTTGCATATTATCCTTGCATTTCCAAGTACATGGTATGCAAATCTTGATAAAAAAGGAAAATTCAATAACCTTGAGTCTGTAACAAAGGAAATCAAGTTAATGATGGATCCTAATGCAGATCCTTATGCTGCACCAGCAGAAGGAGCTGAAGCTGATGGGCCTTCTAAATTCGGTGCTGAAGATATCTTTGATCTGAACCAGGTACAGCTGCTTAATGCTTACTCATGTACAGAATGTGGACGTTGTACTTCCGTTTGTCCGGCTAATATTACCGGTAAAAAACTTTCTCCGAGACTCATCCTGATGAAGACAAGAGACAGGCTTGAGGAAGTAGGAAGAAACATTGATAAAAACGGAAAATTCGTTGATGACGGTAAAAAACTGCTGAACGATTATATTACAAAAGAAGAACTTTGGGCCTGTACAACATGTAATGCATGTACAGATGCTTGTCCGGTATTGCTTGATCCGCTTTCCATTATTTTTGAAATGAGAAGATTCCTGGTAATGGAACAGTCTGCTGCTCCACAGGAACTTAATCTGATGATGACCAATGTGGAAAACAATGCAGCCCCTTGGCAGTATAATCAGGCTGACCGTCTGAACTGGGCATCGGAAAACTAG
- a CDS encoding MlaD family protein → MKFSKELKAGVITLLAIVGFVVLFQFMKGKSLFTTDNIFYAKYDNVEGLAQSSAVSINGLKVGQVDKIIPLTSKDGKINFVVKITVDNKFEFSKNSSLEIFEPGLMSGKEMRVNLTYGGPTAKDGDTLKGAFKLGTLGSLSSQVGPVKDQLQVVLHRVDSLMANANQVFDAQNRAEIKALLSNLNKTVGALQATAGSVNTLVGHNDPKLQKVLDDASLTMQSGKVTLDKYGNLAQSIDTKQLNATIANLDATVGKLNQVIGGIDKGEGSLGKLMKDDQLYNNLNSASSNLNTLIEDMKANPKRYINFSVFGKNNKD, encoded by the coding sequence GTGAAGTTCAGTAAAGAATTAAAAGCTGGTGTGATCACACTTCTGGCTATTGTAGGCTTTGTGGTGTTGTTTCAGTTTATGAAAGGGAAAAGCCTTTTTACTACCGATAATATATTTTACGCAAAATATGATAATGTGGAAGGCCTGGCGCAGTCTTCGGCTGTTTCTATAAACGGGTTGAAAGTAGGGCAGGTGGATAAAATTATTCCTCTGACCTCAAAAGACGGTAAAATTAATTTTGTTGTAAAAATTACAGTAGATAACAAATTTGAATTTTCAAAAAATTCATCATTAGAAATCTTTGAACCAGGATTAATGTCTGGCAAAGAAATGAGAGTAAATCTTACATACGGAGGTCCTACTGCAAAGGATGGTGATACCCTGAAAGGTGCTTTCAAATTGGGAACACTGGGAAGTCTTTCTTCTCAGGTAGGTCCGGTAAAAGATCAGCTGCAAGTGGTTCTGCACAGAGTAGACTCTTTAATGGCGAATGCCAATCAGGTTTTTGATGCTCAGAACAGAGCCGAAATAAAAGCCTTGTTATCCAATCTAAATAAAACAGTGGGAGCATTACAGGCTACAGCAGGAAGTGTAAATACCCTTGTAGGACATAATGACCCAAAACTGCAAAAGGTATTGGATGACGCAAGCCTTACCATGCAGAGTGGTAAAGTAACCCTGGATAAATACGGAAATCTGGCTCAAAGCATTGATACAAAGCAATTGAATGCAACTATCGCCAATTTGGATGCTACGGTAGGGAAATTGAATCAGGTGATTGGTGGGATAGACAAAGGAGAAGGAAGTTTAGGTAAACTGATGAAAGATGATCAGCTTTACAATAACCTGAACTCAGCTTCTTCCAACTTGAATACATTAATAGAGGATATGAAAGCGAACCCGAAAAGATATATCAACTTCTCGGTTTTCGGTAAAAATAATAAAGACTAA
- a CDS encoding peptidylprolyl isomerase — protein MAILGQIRSKPWLLMGVIALALLAFLVNPDSIDKVFGKNPDVLGKVNGEKITREEFNDQLFVLQQQADQQGRPKNGLEEQAWQLLVQSKLIKQQFEKLGFEMTDDYFWNQIQYDQMFAQNQQFFDEKGNFKTQELKKEIETLKNTNPEGYNQWLKTKKTIEYRLMARQVFTNISAGITTGKKEAEELMKQRDQLADIDFVKVDYAAYLQKTKINVTTQDLADYIKQHPVMFKAEPSRNIGVVYFPSKPSAADDAATLKEITKLYSGGTDASGGTENFQNTKNDSMFVMANSDAPFNPQYMNPAQLPPTIKDQITAAAVGQTFGPYKEQDVYVVSKLIGKRASDSTLSRHILIAFKGSPAGEGVTRTKEQAKKLADSIGAIVKATPAKFTEFLKLSSDPNSAAQGGSLGWTTPETPFVPEFLAYLASNPKGATGVVETQFGYHIINIEDKKSGSMGYKVANLVKAIKPSDATEAESDKKSRKFIQQVQGKSFNDFVNIAKKGNYQFSNPKAAKRFEGQIQGLGTEKDAEILTWAFDKKRTKGDTELFTVDGTGDKIVVYLNGKQDAGLADPESVRDQIEVVVKNKLAAKQISDKITAAKASSLDQVAKLFAAQKQSAQVNLLNPSVAGAMEPKVAGVAFGVAKGKLSNPVEGGTGVYVLIKKSETVNKQPGDLKQFTESLTQRSSGMFGQAWMKSLQDNADIEDFRIEIWGKLGNQQQ, from the coding sequence ATGGCAATTTTAGGACAGATTAGGAGTAAGCCTTGGCTTTTAATGGGAGTAATAGCCTTAGCGCTTTTGGCGTTCCTGGTGAACCCCGATAGTATCGACAAGGTTTTTGGTAAGAATCCTGACGTTTTAGGAAAAGTAAATGGTGAGAAAATCACCCGCGAAGAGTTCAATGATCAGCTTTTCGTGTTGCAGCAACAGGCTGATCAGCAAGGGCGTCCGAAAAACGGTCTTGAAGAGCAGGCTTGGCAGTTACTTGTACAATCTAAACTTATCAAACAACAGTTTGAGAAACTAGGCTTTGAAATGACTGATGATTATTTCTGGAATCAAATCCAGTACGATCAGATGTTTGCTCAGAATCAACAGTTCTTTGATGAGAAAGGTAACTTTAAAACTCAAGAGCTTAAAAAAGAAATTGAAACATTAAAAAACACCAATCCAGAAGGATATAATCAATGGTTGAAAACTAAAAAGACGATTGAGTACAGACTAATGGCAAGACAGGTGTTTACCAATATTTCAGCAGGTATCACTACCGGTAAGAAAGAAGCAGAAGAATTGATGAAGCAGAGAGATCAGCTTGCTGATATCGACTTTGTGAAAGTGGATTATGCAGCGTATCTTCAGAAAACAAAGATCAATGTTACAACACAGGATCTGGCAGACTACATCAAGCAGCACCCTGTAATGTTCAAAGCTGAACCAAGCAGAAATATCGGTGTCGTATATTTTCCATCAAAACCTAGTGCAGCAGATGATGCAGCAACCTTGAAAGAAATTACAAAATTATATTCAGGAGGTACAGATGCAAGCGGAGGTACTGAAAACTTCCAGAATACGAAAAATGATTCTATGTTTGTAATGGCAAATTCTGATGCACCGTTCAATCCTCAGTATATGAATCCTGCTCAATTGCCGCCAACGATCAAAGATCAGATCACAGCAGCAGCAGTAGGTCAGACTTTTGGTCCTTATAAAGAGCAAGACGTTTATGTAGTTTCTAAACTTATAGGTAAAAGAGCTTCAGATTCTACTTTATCAAGACATATCCTTATTGCATTCAAAGGAAGTCCTGCAGGTGAAGGGGTAACAAGAACTAAGGAGCAGGCTAAGAAATTGGCAGACTCTATCGGAGCTATTGTAAAAGCAACTCCTGCTAAATTTACAGAATTCCTTAAGCTTTCAAGCGATCCGAATTCTGCAGCACAGGGAGGAAGCTTAGGATGGACAACTCCTGAAACACCTTTTGTACCTGAATTCCTTGCTTACCTTGCAAGCAATCCTAAAGGAGCTACAGGCGTAGTAGAAACACAGTTCGGTTACCATATCATCAATATTGAAGATAAAAAATCAGGATCAATGGGGTATAAAGTTGCTAACCTTGTGAAAGCAATCAAACCTTCAGATGCTACTGAGGCTGAATCAGACAAAAAATCAAGAAAATTCATTCAGCAGGTTCAAGGGAAATCTTTCAACGACTTCGTGAATATTGCTAAAAAAGGGAATTACCAGTTCTCTAATCCAAAAGCAGCAAAAAGATTTGAAGGTCAAATTCAGGGCTTAGGTACTGAAAAAGATGCAGAAATCCTTACTTGGGCTTTTGATAAGAAAAGAACTAAAGGAGATACTGAACTATTTACTGTAGATGGAACAGGCGATAAAATTGTAGTTTATCTGAACGGGAAACAAGATGCAGGTCTTGCTGATCCGGAATCTGTAAGAGATCAGATCGAAGTTGTAGTTAAAAATAAATTGGCGGCAAAACAAATTTCTGATAAGATTACAGCGGCAAAAGCTTCTAGTTTAGATCAGGTTGCTAAATTATTCGCAGCTCAAAAACAGTCTGCTCAGGTAAATCTATTGAACCCTTCAGTAGCTGGTGCTATGGAACCTAAAGTTGCCGGTGTAGCATTCGGTGTTGCAAAAGGTAAGCTTTCTAACCCGGTTGAAGGAGGAACAGGGGTTTATGTTTTGATCAAAAAATCAGAAACTGTAAACAAACAGCCTGGAGATCTTAAACAATTTACAGAGTCTCTTACTCAGAGAAGTTCTGGAATGTTCGGACAGGCTTGGATGAAAAGTCTTCAGGACAATGCAGATATTGAAGATTTTAGAATTGAAATCTGGGGTAAACTTGGAAATCAGCAACAATAA
- the lon gene encoding endopeptidase La translates to MTEFEDISLEEMISDGFDIVAEEINLSDFAETDKNSEQKIFPILPVRNMVMFPNVVIPITAGRKNSIQLLEEAQKNGDFIGIVSQKNSDMEQPSEKDIYTTGTLAKIIKIIKLPEGNITAITKGFHRFKIKKIIENQPYFRAEISKLKDTRPKNQEEYEALLENIKDLALKIIELDPNIPNAANFAIKNINNNDDLLNFICTNANFSSIAKQKLLEEKSLMIRANQCYEMMHEDFRKLELRSQIHQKTSKDLDKQQREYFLNQQIRTIQEELGGGPESDVEDLIAKAKTKKWNKEVEEHFQKEIGRLQRQNPNSPDYNVQRNYLDFFTDLPWETYTKDVFDIAKAEKVLDKAHFGLEDIKKRILEHMAVLKLKNNMKSPILLLVGPPGVGKTSLGKSIADALGRKYVRLSLGGLHDESEIRGHRKTYIGAMAGRILQSIKKSGTSNPVIVLDEIDKIGQGLHGDPSSALLEVLDPEQNKSFYDNFLEMGYDLSKVMFIATANSLSTIQTPLLDRTEIIQIAGYTLEEKIEIAKRHLIKKQQEENGLDAKSFKLGNAELKHIIEAHTSESGVRTLEKRIAAIGRWVALQTALVKEYDPKISLEKVDEILGVPRPKSLSEITGVPGVVTGLAWTSVGGDILYIESILSNGKGSLTMTGNLGTVMKESATIALEYIKAKHDELGIPQEELDKKNVHVHVPEGATPKDGPSAGIAMLTSMVSSFKNKKIKPHLAMTGEITLRGKVLPVGGIKEKLLAATRAGIKDVILCEANRKDVEEIKKDYLKGLKVHYVSRMEEVIDIAIEE, encoded by the coding sequence ATGACAGAATTTGAAGATATTAGTTTAGAAGAAATGATCAGCGATGGATTTGATATCGTAGCTGAAGAAATCAATCTTTCCGACTTCGCAGAGACTGATAAAAATTCCGAACAGAAAATATTCCCGATACTTCCCGTAAGAAATATGGTTATGTTCCCTAATGTAGTAATTCCTATTACCGCAGGGAGAAAAAACTCTATACAGCTTCTTGAGGAAGCACAGAAGAACGGGGATTTCATTGGAATTGTAAGCCAGAAAAATTCGGATATGGAACAACCTTCCGAAAAAGATATTTATACTACCGGTACATTAGCAAAGATCATCAAGATCATTAAGCTTCCGGAAGGAAATATTACAGCAATCACGAAAGGGTTCCATCGGTTCAAGATTAAAAAGATCATTGAAAACCAACCTTATTTCAGAGCAGAAATATCAAAATTAAAAGATACGCGTCCTAAAAACCAGGAGGAATATGAAGCATTACTTGAGAACATCAAGGATCTTGCTTTAAAGATTATTGAACTGGACCCGAATATTCCTAATGCGGCGAACTTCGCGATCAAAAATATCAATAACAATGATGATCTTCTTAATTTCATCTGCACCAATGCCAATTTTTCTTCAATTGCAAAACAAAAGCTTCTTGAAGAGAAAAGTCTGATGATAAGAGCTAATCAATGCTATGAAATGATGCATGAGGATTTCAGAAAACTGGAACTGAGAAGTCAGATTCATCAGAAAACCTCCAAGGATCTTGACAAGCAGCAGAGAGAATATTTTCTGAATCAACAGATCAGAACCATCCAGGAAGAATTGGGCGGAGGACCTGAAAGTGATGTTGAAGATCTGATTGCCAAGGCTAAAACCAAAAAATGGAACAAAGAAGTAGAAGAGCATTTCCAGAAGGAAATCGGCAGACTGCAACGTCAGAATCCTAATTCTCCGGATTATAATGTACAGAGAAATTATCTGGATTTCTTTACGGATCTCCCTTGGGAAACCTATACAAAAGATGTTTTTGATATTGCCAAGGCCGAAAAAGTTCTTGACAAGGCTCACTTTGGGCTGGAAGATATCAAGAAAAGAATTCTGGAGCACATGGCTGTTTTAAAGCTAAAAAACAACATGAAATCTCCCATCTTATTACTAGTAGGGCCTCCTGGGGTTGGTAAGACTTCTTTAGGAAAGTCTATTGCAGATGCTCTAGGAAGAAAATACGTGAGATTATCATTAGGTGGTCTTCATGACGAGAGTGAAATCCGCGGACATAGAAAAACCTATATTGGTGCTATGGCGGGAAGAATTTTACAGTCTATCAAAAAATCCGGTACTTCAAATCCGGTAATTGTTCTCGATGAGATTGATAAAATAGGACAGGGTCTTCATGGGGATCCAAGTTCAGCATTACTAGAAGTTCTTGATCCTGAACAAAATAAGTCTTTCTATGACAATTTCCTTGAAATGGGTTATGATCTGTCAAAAGTAATGTTTATTGCTACAGCCAATTCTCTTTCAACGATACAGACGCCTCTTTTAGACAGAACGGAGATCATTCAGATTGCCGGTTATACTTTGGAGGAAAAGATTGAGATTGCGAAAAGACATTTAATCAAGAAACAGCAGGAGGAAAATGGTCTGGATGCAAAATCATTCAAACTTGGAAACGCAGAGCTTAAGCATATTATAGAAGCCCATACTTCTGAAAGCGGTGTAAGAACTCTGGAGAAAAGAATTGCTGCCATTGGAAGATGGGTAGCACTACAGACGGCTTTGGTAAAAGAATATGATCCAAAAATTTCGCTTGAAAAAGTAGATGAAATTCTGGGAGTTCCAAGACCGAAAAGCTTATCTGAGATCACTGGAGTCCCGGGAGTTGTAACAGGTCTTGCCTGGACTAGTGTAGGCGGAGATATTCTTTATATTGAAAGTATTCTAAGCAATGGAAAAGGTTCTTTGACGATGACCGGAAATCTTGGAACGGTAATGAAAGAATCTGCTACTATTGCTCTTGAATATATTAAAGCTAAACATGACGAACTGGGAATTCCTCAGGAGGAACTGGACAAGAAAAATGTTCACGTACACGTTCCTGAAGGGGCAACACCTAAGGACGGACCGTCTGCAGGTATCGCTATGCTGACTTCAATGGTTTCTTCTTTTAAAAATAAGAAGATAAAACCCCATCTTGCGATGACGGGAGAAATTACTCTAAGAGGAAAAGTACTTCCTGTAGGAGGAATCAAAGAAAAACTTCTTGCCGCTACAAGAGCCGGAATTAAAGATGTTATTCTTTGTGAAGCCAACAGAAAAGACGTGGAAGAGATCAAAAAAGATTATTTAAAAGGTCTTAAAGTACATTACGTAAGCAGAATGGAAGAAGTCATTGATATCGCCATTGAAGAATAA
- a CDS encoding AI-2E family transporter yields MNFLRLPFLVKLTLVVISIIGLGYLLALGQTILAPFFLAFLMAMLFLPAATFMERKLRLPRSMSTMTSVFIMLIILGGIIYFFTNQLSDFSKDLPHLSEQFTTVFNGLQHWVSKTFNVKVDEQVDYINQGLNKLLSSSGAILGFTFGIFSTGFGFIIFFTLFFIFILNYRRLLNNFIVTVFNERHKSSVQEAVNEIRIMTKKYIFGLFLQVIIVSILTSILLTILGVKYAILLGVLTGLLNVIPYLGIFISLLISCFIAFATSTPSTCIYVALGYIAIHAVDGNIVLPFVVGSKVKINALFSFIGILLGEHLWGIAGMFLCIPAIAIIKIICERVDDLKPWGRLLGEEPRPHKKKKTYKISKNITLKEMD; encoded by the coding sequence ATGAATTTTCTTAGACTTCCTTTCCTTGTCAAGCTTACACTTGTGGTAATTTCCATCATCGGTCTTGGCTACCTGCTGGCATTGGGACAGACTATTTTAGCTCCGTTTTTCCTTGCATTCCTTATGGCTATGCTGTTTTTGCCGGCGGCTACTTTTATGGAAAGAAAGTTAAGACTTCCAAGATCAATGTCCACAATGACCTCAGTGTTCATTATGCTGATTATTTTAGGCGGAATCATTTACTTTTTCACCAATCAGCTATCAGATTTCAGTAAGGACCTCCCTCATCTCAGTGAGCAGTTTACAACTGTTTTCAATGGTCTGCAGCACTGGGTTTCCAAAACGTTTAATGTGAAAGTAGATGAACAGGTAGATTATATCAACCAAGGATTGAATAAGCTTCTGTCTTCTTCAGGCGCTATTTTAGGATTTACTTTTGGAATTTTTTCCACGGGATTCGGCTTTATTATATTTTTCACCCTGTTTTTTATCTTTATTTTAAATTACAGAAGGCTTTTAAATAACTTTATCGTTACCGTTTTCAACGAAAGACATAAATCAAGTGTACAGGAAGCTGTAAATGAGATTCGTATCATGACCAAGAAATATATCTTCGGGCTTTTTCTTCAGGTGATTATTGTTTCAATTTTAACATCCATTCTCCTTACAATTCTGGGGGTGAAATACGCCATCCTCTTAGGAGTTCTTACTGGATTATTAAACGTTATTCCATATCTTGGAATTTTTATTTCACTTTTAATTTCCTGTTTTATAGCTTTTGCAACTTCTACTCCTTCTACCTGTATTTATGTTGCTTTGGGATATATCGCCATTCACGCTGTAGATGGAAATATTGTTCTGCCATTTGTTGTGGGCTCTAAAGTAAAAATTAATGCTTTGTTTTCTTTTATTGGTATTCTTTTAGGAGAGCATCTTTGGGGAATTGCAGGCATGTTCCTGTGTATACCGGCAATTGCCATTATTAAGATTATTTGTGAAAGAGTAGACGATCTTAAACCTTGGGGAAGGTTGCTTGGGGAAGAACCGAGACCTCATAAGAAGAAGAAAACTTATAAGATTTCCAAGAATATTACACTGAAGGAAATGGACTGA
- a CDS encoding DoxX family protein, which produces MKIIKFILCLLFGLMFINAGLNKFFNYMPMEKPTPEQMKLFAAFGEISWLMPLVGIVEVIGGLLFIFPKTRALGAIVILPVMVGIVTHVFTMDKSPMGMGIAGVMFLINLWMIIDNKEKYKHLVS; this is translated from the coding sequence ATGAAAATAATAAAATTCATTTTATGCTTACTTTTCGGGCTTATGTTTATTAATGCCGGATTAAACAAGTTTTTTAATTATATGCCTATGGAGAAACCCACTCCGGAGCAGATGAAACTTTTCGCAGCTTTTGGAGAAATTAGCTGGCTGATGCCACTAGTGGGCATCGTTGAAGTCATTGGCGGATTATTATTCATTTTTCCAAAGACAAGAGCACTGGGAGCTATTGTTATTTTACCTGTCATGGTAGGAATTGTCACTCATGTTTTCACTATGGATAAATCTCCAATGGGAATGGGTATTGCCGGGGTGATGTTCCTGATCAATCTTTGGATGATTATTGACAACAAGGAAAAATATAAACATTTAGTTTCTTAA
- a CDS encoding acyl-CoA dehydrogenase family protein, translating into MSNTFSKIRNAIGLFTSIDFDQLSAISQKVDLSKLMHNFSKLDDKQLSGLMKMLDPEKKKKELPPIDGDFYDIYHTLTPEQREIQLKVRAFMEKEVKPLVNHYWLRDEFPFELIPKFQKLDICGVTYEGYGCPGMPFLMEGVIAMEMARVDASIATFFGVQSGLAMGSIYICGSEEQKQKWLPQMQKFEKIGAFGLTEPEVGSGAAGGLTVTCKKTPEGWVLNGQKKWIGNATFADLIIIWARDLDSGEVKGFIVEKDNPGYSVEKIKGKMALRIVQNGLITLKDCLVTEENRLQNANSFKDTGKVLRMTRAGVAWMATGCARGAYESALDYTRKREQFGRPIASFQMIQGHLVEMLSNLTAMQTMVFRLSEMQDEGILKDEHASLAKVFCTLRTRDIVSRAREVMGGNGILLEYDVARFVADAEAIYSYEGTKEINSLIVGRSITGFSAFV; encoded by the coding sequence ATGTCAAATACCTTTTCCAAAATCAGAAACGCAATAGGACTATTCACATCCATAGATTTTGATCAGCTGAGTGCCATTTCTCAAAAGGTGGATCTTTCAAAACTGATGCATAATTTCTCAAAACTGGATGATAAACAGCTTTCCGGGCTCATGAAAATGCTGGATCCGGAAAAGAAAAAGAAAGAACTTCCACCTATTGATGGAGACTTTTATGATATCTACCATACCCTTACTCCTGAACAACGTGAAATTCAGCTTAAAGTAAGAGCATTCATGGAAAAAGAAGTAAAGCCTTTGGTGAATCATTACTGGCTCAGAGACGAATTTCCTTTTGAACTGATCCCGAAATTCCAGAAGCTTGATATCTGCGGTGTTACTTATGAAGGCTATGGCTGCCCCGGAATGCCTTTCCTGATGGAAGGTGTTATAGCGATGGAAATGGCGAGAGTTGATGCCTCTATTGCTACATTTTTCGGAGTACAATCCGGGCTGGCAATGGGTTCTATCTATATCTGCGGATCTGAAGAACAGAAGCAAAAATGGCTTCCACAGATGCAGAAATTTGAAAAAATAGGAGCTTTCGGGCTTACAGAGCCGGAAGTAGGTTCCGGTGCTGCAGGCGGACTTACGGTAACCTGTAAAAAAACACCAGAAGGCTGGGTTCTGAATGGTCAGAAAAAATGGATCGGCAATGCCACTTTTGCAGATCTTATTATTATCTGGGCAAGAGATCTGGACAGCGGTGAAGTGAAAGGGTTTATTGTAGAAAAAGATAATCCGGGATATTCCGTAGAAAAAATCAAGGGAAAAATGGCTTTAAGGATTGTTCAGAATGGATTGATTACTTTAAAAGACTGTCTTGTAACCGAAGAAAACCGTTTACAGAATGCCAATTCCTTTAAAGATACCGGAAAAGTACTGAGAATGACCAGAGCAGGAGTAGCATGGATGGCCACAGGCTGCGCACGCGGAGCTTATGAAAGTGCTTTGGATTATACCCGAAAAAGAGAACAGTTTGGAAGACCTATTGCTTCATTTCAAATGATTCAGGGACACTTAGTAGAAATGCTGTCAAATCTTACTGCTATGCAAACGATGGTTTTCAGATTGTCCGAAATGCAGGATGAAGGAATTTTAAAAGATGAACATGCTTCTCTAGCTAAAGTTTTCTGTACTCTCAGAACAAGAGATATTGTTTCCAGAGCAAGAGAGGTGATGGGAGGCAACGGAATTCTGCTGGAGTACGATGTCGCCAGATTTGTTGCCGATGCAGAAGCTATTTATTCTTATGAAGGAACGAAAGAAATCAATTCATTGATTGTAGGACGCTCCATTACAGGCTTTAGTGCTTTCGTGTAG
- a CDS encoding DUF4349 domain-containing protein, with protein sequence MKTTYIKLSLSAVILLGIYSCKKGEVSSTDLEAYSTTDSAVAVVSDSISSVADMKVKDKQFIKTADVSMEVKDVYNATIAIEKSVQELGGFVTNSNLQSNVVSENTYNTSNEEAMLVKKYQSENRMQVRIPTEKLGELLTAINTNKLFLNSRSINAEDVTASIKYSELEGKRNQKTSENINKLKTNKDKVTLDDENMSEGNLQKLQSMNMTDDLKYSTIDIYIKEPQLRIAEIAVTNTTSIDNKYKYNFIYDAKDGFVYGFYLIQRIIVALINVWPLLLIAAALIYFLRKRKISKPEQPKIQE encoded by the coding sequence ATGAAAACGACTTACATTAAATTATCTCTATCTGCTGTTATTTTACTAGGTATTTATTCATGTAAAAAAGGCGAAGTTTCTTCTACAGATCTTGAAGCCTATTCTACTACAGATTCAGCAGTGGCTGTTGTATCAGACAGTATCTCATCGGTCGCAGATATGAAAGTAAAAGACAAGCAGTTTATCAAGACTGCAGATGTGAGTATGGAAGTAAAAGATGTGTACAATGCAACCATCGCTATTGAAAAATCGGTACAGGAGCTTGGAGGATTTGTGACCAATAGTAATCTTCAAAGTAATGTGGTTTCTGAAAACACCTACAACACTTCCAATGAAGAAGCTATGCTGGTCAAAAAATACCAGTCGGAGAACAGAATGCAGGTACGCATTCCTACGGAAAAGCTCGGTGAACTTTTAACAGCAATCAATACAAACAAATTATTTCTTAATTCAAGATCCATCAATGCAGAAGATGTGACAGCCAGTATCAAATATTCTGAACTGGAAGGAAAAAGAAATCAAAAAACTTCTGAGAATATTAATAAGCTTAAAACAAATAAAGATAAAGTAACGCTGGACGATGAGAATATGTCTGAAGGGAATCTTCAAAAGCTGCAAAGTATGAATATGACGGATGATCTTAAATACAGCACCATTGACATCTACATCAAAGAACCTCAATTGCGTATTGCTGAAATTGCTGTCACCAACACCACAAGCATTGATAATAAATATAAATACAATTTTATCTATGATGCAAAAGATGGTTTTGTGTACGGATTCTATCTGATTCAGAGAATCATAGTGGCTCTTATCAATGTATGGCCTCTTTTATTAATTGCAGCTGCTCTGATCTATTTCCTAAGAAAAAGAAAAATTTCAAAACCTGAACAGCCAAAAATTCAGGAATAA